The genomic region CCGCGCATCGCTCTTGCCGGAGGCGGCGACGTTCGCCGACAAGCTGTTGGCGAAACGTCGTGAAATTGTGGAAGCGCTTTCAAAACCTCAATCGTTCGGTTCTGGATTGATCAAGACCCGCTTTCATGGCGACTATCATCTCGGCCAGGTCGTAGTCGCGCAAAACGATTTTTACATTCTTGATTTCGAGGGCGAGCCGCGCCGCAGCCTTGCCGAACGGCGCGCGAAGCATACGCCGCTCAAGGACGTGGCCGGCATGCTGCGTTCATTCGACTACGCGGCCTGGGCGGCGCTCGATCACGTTACCAAGGATCACCCCGACCGACGCGCGACGTTGCGCCCCCATGTGATGGCGTGGCGCGACGAAGCGACGAAGGCATTTTTTGACGCCTATCGTGCCTCGATCGCAGGCACCTCCAGCTATCCCGCCGATGAGGCGGCGGCAAATGGCCTGCTTCGGCTGGCCATGCTTGAAAAGCTCTTCTATGAGATCGGATACGAATTGGCGAACCGGCCGGCGTGGGTTTGGATTCCCCTCGCTGGCGCTTGCGATCTGCTTCTCGAACGTGCTTGAGCAGAGGCCGAAATGGTCGACGGCGGCCCTTCCTTTGATCATGTAACTGCAATCGTGAACGGTGATCACCCCGATCCCTTCGCGTACTTGGGGCTGCACCGCGTCGATGGCGGGTTGGAAATTCGCGCGTTTCTTCCCAAAGCGCGCCGCGTGTCCGTCATCGATGCGAAGACGGCGCGTTCACTGGTCGAGCTTCGGCGCGTTCATGATGAAGGGCTCTTCACGGGCGTCGTGGCGCGGGCCAGGCGCTTCGCCTATCGCCTGCGCGTGGAATGGGACGGCGGGGAGACCGATATCGAGGATCCCTACCGGTTTCCCCCGTGGCTGGGCCCTCTCGATCTGCATCTCTTTGGCGAGGGGGCGCATTTCGACTCCGCGGACAGGCTCGGCGCGCATGTTATCTCGATCGAGGAGATGCGCGGTGTTGCATTCGCCGTCTGGGCGCCCAATGCGCGGCGCGTGAGCGTGGTCGGCGATTTCAACAACTGGGATGGTCGCCGTCATCCGATGCGCCGACATCCCGGCGTCGGCGTATGGGAGATTTTCGTTCCGGAGCTACGCGCCGGGGAGCGTTACAAATACGAATTGAAGGCCGCGGACGGCACCGTGCTGCCGCTCAAGTCGGATCCGTACGCTTTCGCAGCCGAGCAGCCATCGAAGACGGCGTCCGTCGTCCATGATTTTGGCGATCATCGGTTGCAGGATGACAATTGGATCGCCGAGCGCCGTCACCGCTTCGATCGTGCCGCCCCCATCTCCATCTACGAAGTTCATCTCGGCTCTTGGCGTCGCCGGGCCGACGAAGGCAATCGGTATCTGACCTATCGCGAAATGGCGGCAGATCTCGTCCCCTACGTCAAAGATATGGGATTCACCCATATCGAGCTTCTGCCGATCAGCGAGTACCCGTTCGACGGCTCATGGGGCTATCAGCCGACCGGATTGTTTGCGCCGACCAGCCGCTTTGGCTCGCCGGACGACTTCCGCGCCTTCGTCGAAGCCGTTCACCGCGCTGGGCTCGGGCTGATCCTGGATTGGGTGGCGGGTCACTTCCCAAGCGATCCACACGGACTGGCCAAATTCGATGGCACGCATCTCTATGAGCATGCCGACCCGCGCCAAGGTGTGCACAAGGACTGGGACACGTTGATCTATAATTATGGGCGGCGTGAAGTGGTGAATTTTCTCGTCAGCAACGCCTTGTTTT from Planctomycetia bacterium harbors:
- the glgB gene encoding 1,4-alpha-glucan branching protein GlgB, encoding MVDGGPSFDHVTAIVNGDHPDPFAYLGLHRVDGGLEIRAFLPKARRVSVIDAKTARSLVELRRVHDEGLFTGVVARARRFAYRLRVEWDGGETDIEDPYRFPPWLGPLDLHLFGEGAHFDSADRLGAHVISIEEMRGVAFAVWAPNARRVSVVGDFNNWDGRRHPMRRHPGVGVWEIFVPELRAGERYKYELKAADGTVLPLKSDPYAFAAEQPSKTASVVHDFGDHRLQDDNWIAERRHRFDRAAPISIYEVHLGSWRRRADEGNRYLTYREMAADLVPYVKDMGFTHIELLPISEYPFDGSWGYQPTGLFAPTSRFGSPDDFRAFVEAVHRAGLGLILDWVAGHFPSDPHGLAKFDGTHLYEHADPRQGVHKDWDTLIYNYGRREVVNFLVSNALFWLGRYHVDGLRVDAVASMLYLDYSRAPGEWIPNKFGGRENLEAVDFLRRMNEVAYGRVSGIATIAEESTAWPMVSRPSFLGGLGFGYKWNMGWMHDTLAYMSHDPIHRSHHHHQLTFGLIYAFSENFVLPLSHDEVVHGKRSLLARMPGDRWQRFANLRLYFTFMFSHPGKKLLFMGGEFAQEREWNHDTGLDWPLIEDPAHAGIQRLVRDLNALYRGTPALHARDCEADGFEWIDANDSENSVLSFLRRADDGRPLAIVVCNFTPVVRPNYRGGVPDGGVYHEALNSDAGLYGGSNIGNGGHVTAEPVPWHGRPYSLKLTLPPLA